A genomic stretch from Candidatus Nitrotoga arctica includes:
- the trpC gene encoding indole-3-glycerol phosphate synthase TrpC, with translation MSDILQKILTVKAQEIAAAKAECSWVTMRAKAEQALPTRDFIGAIRRKITAGQPAVIAEIKKASPSKGVLRADFHPAEIAASYANHGAACLSVLTDAQFFQGSAEYLQEARAACSIPVLRKDFMVDIYQIYQARALGADCILLIAAALSLAQMQEFEVLAHSLGLSVLIEVHNKSELDEALQLTTPLIGINNRNLRTFEVTLQTTLDLLPHIPQERIVVTESGILQAEDVQLMRNNHVNVFLVGEAFMRAPEPGVALARLFGL, from the coding sequence ATGTCTGACATTCTGCAAAAAATTCTTACTGTTAAGGCGCAAGAAATTGCTGCCGCAAAAGCCGAATGCTCATGGGTAACCATGCGCGCTAAGGCGGAGCAAGCCTTACCTACTCGTGATTTTATCGGAGCAATTCGCAGAAAAATTACAGCAGGTCAGCCCGCTGTGATAGCCGAAATTAAAAAAGCCAGTCCGAGCAAAGGTGTGTTGCGCGCGGATTTCCACCCAGCGGAAATTGCTGCGAGTTATGCAAATCATGGCGCGGCCTGCCTGTCAGTATTAACCGATGCGCAATTCTTTCAGGGCAGTGCCGAATATCTCCAAGAAGCGCGGGCCGCTTGTTCAATTCCGGTGCTGCGCAAGGATTTCATGGTAGATATCTACCAGATTTATCAGGCACGTGCGTTAGGAGCGGACTGCATCCTGCTGATCGCGGCAGCATTAAGTTTGGCGCAGATGCAAGAATTCGAAGTTTTGGCACATAGCTTGGGACTAAGCGTGCTGATAGAAGTGCATAATAAATCAGAATTGGACGAGGCATTACAACTCACCACTCCGCTTATCGGTATTAATAACCGCAATTTGCGTACTTTTGAGGTAACACTGCAAACTACGTTGGATTTATTACCGCACATTCCACAAGAACGTATTGTGGTAACCGAAAGTGGCATCCTCCAAGCAGAAGATGTACAACTGATGCGCAATAATCACGTCAATGTTTTTTTGGTAGGCGAGGCATTTATGCGTGCGCCCGAACCAGGCGTTGCCTTAGCAAGGCTGTTTGGGTTGTGA